CCATTTCTCTAAAAAGAGCTAAGCAGTGAATTCTTAGTGAAGGTCAAAAAAGGCAACTAACCTCTTTGGGTGTTGTCTTTTTCCATTGGAAAAACGAACATATAAAGTTAATTCGACATCCGCTCTATTTGATAAAAGTAACATCGCTAAGCATCATTTTGAGTTAGAAATGGACTTATCTGTTAATTTACTTGCTATTACAGAACCAGTAGATGTCTAGTATATTGATCGTGTGAACTTTCACAATATATAAACTTTATGGTTTCATATTGTGCAAAAGTTATTCCTCATGTTAAAGTCTCAAAATAAACTTCATATGAATTCCTTATATATCTATGGTGATATGGACCATAAGTCTCTACCTGGCAACCTTAAATTGCCGGACTATAAGGAAAGTCATTCTATGCATGTAAAAGTGTATGGGGCTTTCTTTATATTGAGAGAAGGTCACATACGCTTTTTTCTTTTTTGTAAGTGGTCAGACATCATACGACGAAGTGGATGTATAAGTAATCATTGAGGTGAACATATCACTTGGAGGTATCTTGCTTTGAGTATTATTTATGGCGTTTTTTCATTGATGGGAGTCCTGTTTTTGGCATGGTTGTGGAGCAGCAAGCGTTCTGCGATTAATTGGCGCACGGTCATGATAGGAATTGGTCTTGAATTTTTGCTTGTTTTGTTTGTTTTGAAGGTTCCCTTTGGACAAACCATTTTGAATAAGGCCGCGCTCGGTGTTCAGAGTGTGATCGATTATAGCACAGAAGGAATCATGTTCGTTTTCGGAGGCTTTTTTGAGGAAGGGACGAATATCACTTTCGTTTTTGCCATTAATGTCTTAGGCGCGATCATTTTTATTTCTGCGCTCATTTCTGCTCTCTATTATTTACGCCTCATTCCACTCTTTGTAAAATATATTGGAATTGGGCTCGGCAAAATTTTAGGTACAACAAAGGTGGAATCGTTCAATGCGATCGGCAACTCCTTTTTGGGCCTGGTGGAAGCTCCGCTATTGATCAAGCCTTATTTAAGCAAGCTGACCCGCTCAGAGGTTTTTGCTGTGATGGTTGGAGGAACCGCATCGGCAAGCGGGGCAATATTGATAGGGTATTCCTTAATGGGTATTGATATGAAGCTATTGCTTCTTTCCGTTTTCAGCGTGCCGATTGTTTCTCTTGTCATCGCTAAAATAATGGAGCCTGAAACAGAGGAATCACAGACAAATGGAGATATCTCGCTAGGCAAGACCACCCATACCAACGTATTTGAAGCCATTTCAGATGGTGCACTAAACGGAACAAGGCTGGCCATTAATATTGGAGGGCTGCTGATTGCTTTTATTGGAATCCTTGCGTTGATTAACGGTTTGCTTGGTCTAATCAATACAGAGCTTTCCACTATTTTTGGCTATATCTTTTATCCTTTTGCACTGCTGATTGGTATTCCAGTGGATGAAGCATTTAAGGCAGCCTCAATTATAGGCACCAAGCTTTCTGTTAACGAGTTTGTCGCCTTTAACGAGCTGTCTTCAATCATGAATGACCTTTCACCAAAGACAGTGGCCATTTTAACCGTTGCACTTTGTAATTTCGCCAACCTGTCATCTATTGGACAATTAATTGTTGGATTAGGTTCCCTAGAACCCAGCCAGCAAAAAACTGTATCCAAATTAAGCTTCAAAGCCATTGTGGCAGGAACCCTGGCAAGCTTTATTACAGCCATTATTGTTAGCATCTTCTTATAAAAACTAGTGTAAAGAATGAGCGGTAGATATATGACATGCTGAAAAGTACGCGATCAGATATCAGAAAGGGACCAATCAGAGATATAGGCTGATTGGTTCTTTTTAATTTGAGGGGATCTAACCTTGGATTCCAAATCGGCAATTGAATAAATAGTTGATTTCACGCAATTAGATGATCACATAACCAATCATACTGACATAGAAATCTTGATTGATTAAGCGATTCTCTAGCTTATTCGTCAGGAGTGATTACATTTCTATCTGAAAAATTTTATATGAAAGGCTATTTACAGTGGGTATTATATTTGAAACAATGTTAGATGCACACAAAGTCACATTTTGTTTAATGTGAATAATAGGTAATATAGGTGCCTCTAATTCAGGATGAACATTGGCAGGTCATGTCGAGTGCGTAATCTGGCTTGCAAATAAATAAATTTCCCTGGAGGACACCATGGAAGCAAATAGAAAGTGGCTATCAATACCGGAACAAACGAGAAAAATGCTGATCGGAAAGGTATTCTGCGCTCAATGTCTGGATGCGGTGACGATAAAAGATTTTATCATAAACGGTGATCCTGCTGGGGTT
This genomic stretch from Jeotgalibacillus aurantiacus harbors:
- a CDS encoding NupC/NupG family nucleoside CNT transporter; translated protein: MAWLWSSKRSAINWRTVMIGIGLEFLLVLFVLKVPFGQTILNKAALGVQSVIDYSTEGIMFVFGGFFEEGTNITFVFAINVLGAIIFISALISALYYLRLIPLFVKYIGIGLGKILGTTKVESFNAIGNSFLGLVEAPLLIKPYLSKLTRSEVFAVMVGGTASASGAILIGYSLMGIDMKLLLLSVFSVPIVSLVIAKIMEPETEESQTNGDISLGKTTHTNVFEAISDGALNGTRLAINIGGLLIAFIGILALINGLLGLINTELSTIFGYIFYPFALLIGIPVDEAFKAASIIGTKLSVNEFVAFNELSSIMNDLSPKTVAILTVALCNFANLSSIGQLIVGLGSLEPSQQKTVSKLSFKAIVAGTLASFITAIIVSIFL